In one Flammeovirga yaeyamensis genomic region, the following are encoded:
- the corA gene encoding magnesium/cobalt transporter CorA produces MIKFSLLKHKTIGKSPDELVFVGEQKTEDVEVSLIDFGPEHYHEQKLETIEDARKYVDSESITWINFNGIHDVPLIEQLKDNKINAHILSEVIDTTARPKFEEYENAFLVTMKILSYDKKERKLTNEHFSLVLHKNCVLTFKETGHPIFKPLIQRIQKRRKKISNNKVDYLIFNILDIIVDHYIYVIQEISEEIDAFENEVLGNQKIEILDEIISYKKVVNNFRKNIKPVLELFLQLIKYQPLFIEKKNKAYFNELLNNTKQASEIADSYREILSDQLNIYHTTISSKLNSVMMTLTIFSVIFIPLTFIAGIYGTNFDNIPELHYQYGYYSMWAVMILITLGMLYYFKRKKWIA; encoded by the coding sequence ATGATAAAATTCAGTCTACTCAAACATAAAACTATTGGTAAATCGCCCGATGAACTTGTTTTCGTTGGTGAACAAAAAACAGAAGATGTAGAAGTCAGTTTAATTGATTTCGGACCAGAACATTATCATGAGCAAAAATTAGAAACGATTGAGGATGCAAGAAAATATGTAGACTCTGAATCGATTACTTGGATTAATTTTAATGGTATACATGATGTACCACTAATTGAACAGCTAAAAGACAATAAAATTAATGCTCATATACTATCTGAAGTAATTGATACTACTGCACGTCCAAAATTCGAAGAGTATGAAAATGCCTTTTTAGTTACTATGAAGATACTTTCGTATGATAAAAAAGAGCGAAAATTAACCAACGAACATTTTAGCTTAGTACTCCATAAAAATTGTGTGCTTACTTTCAAAGAAACAGGACACCCAATATTTAAACCACTAATTCAAAGAATTCAGAAACGAAGAAAGAAGATAAGCAACAACAAAGTTGATTATCTTATTTTTAATATTCTAGATATCATTGTCGATCATTATATCTATGTTATTCAAGAAATTAGTGAAGAAATTGATGCATTTGAAAATGAAGTTTTAGGTAATCAGAAAATTGAAATATTAGATGAAATCATCTCTTATAAAAAAGTAGTCAATAACTTCAGAAAGAATATAAAACCTGTCTTAGAACTCTTTCTTCAATTGATTAAATATCAACCTCTATTTATTGAAAAGAAGAATAAAGCTTATTTCAATGAATTACTAAATAATACCAAGCAAGCCAGTGAAATAGCCGATAGTTATAGAGAGATTTTATCTGATCAATTAAATATTTACCACACCACCATTAGTTCTAAACTAAACAGTGTGATGATGACCCTTACCATCTTCTCTGTAATTTTTATTCCACTCACTTTTATTGCGGGTATATATGGTACAAACTTCGATAATATACCAGAATTGCATTATCAATATGGATATTATTCAATGTGGGCGGTAATGATATTAATTACGCTTGGGATGTTATATTACTTCAAAAGAAAAAAATGGATTGCATAA
- a CDS encoding alpha-amylase family glycosyl hydrolase: protein MNLKKILFIVFSFLSIQLAAQSFTGQQVNQGYAIFSNQVSFIFDETIYDKQPNRVVVTGTFRGWDSDMETKEWDLKKTGGQWILTFDNTDFKVIGPTMEFKFRINEGEWLGPASVAPNEKGGNLVFMMDTVLPGLKAELKNENLIWATIVGERPLDPTKYLITNAQGDTIKVKGVLPNEATTTLIVPAEPLNKKRVYYLHMPDQELSALCSFDGWFRDTFSTKELGANIDDGKTTVRLFAPRATGVKLYLYKGKDDTKAEKVIDMKEDQDGVWEAFFDEDLHGTWYDFTIHGFDDPGNLFYETTKAHVSDPYTRVSDDTWGKCRMWRRTVPATPLKNGIPAMEDVISYEVHVQDFTDRLPVDESIKGRLAAMHKSGLKNSKGQKIGFDYLVDLGINVVHLMPIQEYLHYPTDDWKASFENDEYMKSQGVSEENYQWGYRTSHAMAVETRYRTVGKESGEERNEFRDLVQAFHDKDIAVIIDIVPNHTAENMDGNAWIFNFNGIDKQYYYRTKDLEHIGDYGNEVKTENRPMTQRWLIDQCQYYIKEFGIDGFRIDLAGQVDQQTLIALKEAIGQDKIVYGEPWIGSNDPEFEANPSWDWYKEDSPITFFQDDSRTAFKGPVFKLSDPKADRGWAGGKSSERAGVMKGLENSNKEDVTPNSGITYLDIHDNFALSDQYGGEKFDGRTSVDQDNYKIAVTLMYTSLGPIVTNGGSEIMRSKADAPLKEVVKTTNKGYKVYMHGYRDTYNHRTANQYAWETVGQQPISGNTNDYKNMLAFWQGMNEFRLSDYGKVFRLGTEVPEGYYQFIAPENEDQLGYIIDEKVFVLLNVDEKANSFDNVELPEGNWKLVANNKSVNILKGVKDTDKKLNKLKGGKQSIEMPATSLKIWVKVQ from the coding sequence ATGAACCTTAAAAAAATACTATTTATTGTATTTTCTTTCTTGTCAATACAACTAGCAGCGCAATCCTTTACAGGACAACAAGTGAATCAAGGATATGCGATTTTTAGTAATCAAGTATCATTTATTTTTGATGAGACTATTTATGACAAACAACCCAATCGTGTTGTAGTGACGGGTACTTTTAGAGGTTGGGATAGTGACATGGAGACCAAAGAATGGGATCTGAAAAAAACGGGTGGTCAATGGATTCTTACATTTGATAATACCGATTTTAAAGTGATTGGTCCAACAATGGAATTTAAGTTCAGAATTAATGAAGGTGAATGGTTAGGACCTGCATCGGTAGCTCCTAATGAAAAAGGAGGAAACCTAGTATTTATGATGGATACAGTTCTCCCTGGTTTAAAAGCAGAGCTAAAAAACGAAAACCTAATTTGGGCAACAATTGTGGGAGAAAGACCACTTGACCCAACAAAATATCTTATTACAAACGCACAAGGTGATACTATCAAGGTAAAAGGTGTATTACCAAATGAAGCAACAACAACATTAATTGTACCTGCTGAGCCATTAAATAAAAAGAGAGTTTATTATTTACATATGCCAGATCAAGAATTGTCTGCCTTATGTTCTTTTGATGGATGGTTTAGAGATACTTTCTCTACAAAAGAGTTAGGTGCCAATATCGATGATGGAAAAACCACTGTACGTTTATTTGCTCCAAGAGCCACAGGAGTGAAACTTTACCTTTATAAAGGAAAAGACGATACAAAAGCCGAAAAAGTAATTGATATGAAAGAAGATCAAGATGGTGTTTGGGAAGCATTTTTTGATGAAGACCTTCATGGTACTTGGTACGATTTCACTATTCATGGTTTTGATGATCCGGGTAACTTATTCTATGAAACTACTAAAGCACACGTTTCAGATCCTTACACAAGAGTAAGTGATGACACTTGGGGTAAATGTAGAATGTGGAGAAGAACTGTTCCTGCAACTCCATTAAAAAATGGTATTCCTGCTATGGAAGATGTGATTTCTTATGAAGTACACGTTCAAGATTTTACGGATCGGTTACCAGTTGATGAATCTATTAAAGGTAGATTAGCAGCAATGCATAAATCTGGTTTGAAAAATAGCAAAGGTCAGAAAATTGGTTTCGATTATTTAGTCGACTTAGGAATTAACGTGGTACACTTGATGCCAATTCAAGAATACTTACACTATCCAACAGACGATTGGAAAGCTTCTTTTGAGAATGATGAGTACATGAAATCTCAAGGAGTGAGCGAAGAAAATTACCAATGGGGATACCGTACTTCTCACGCAATGGCTGTAGAAACTAGATATAGAACTGTTGGTAAAGAATCAGGTGAGGAAAGAAACGAATTCAGAGATTTAGTTCAGGCATTCCACGACAAAGATATCGCAGTTATTATTGATATTGTGCCCAACCATACAGCAGAAAATATGGATGGAAACGCATGGATCTTTAACTTTAATGGTATTGACAAGCAGTATTACTATAGAACAAAAGATTTAGAGCATATCGGTGATTATGGTAACGAAGTGAAAACCGAAAACCGTCCAATGACACAACGTTGGTTAATCGATCAATGTCAGTACTACATTAAAGAGTTTGGTATTGATGGATTTAGAATTGACTTGGCAGGACAAGTAGATCAACAAACACTTATTGCTTTAAAAGAAGCGATTGGACAAGATAAAATTGTTTATGGTGAGCCATGGATTGGATCAAATGATCCTGAATTTGAAGCAAATCCATCATGGGATTGGTACAAGGAAGATTCACCAATCACTTTCTTCCAAGATGATTCAAGAACAGCCTTCAAAGGACCTGTATTCAAATTATCAGACCCTAAAGCCGATCGTGGTTGGGCTGGTGGAAAATCATCAGAAAGAGCAGGAGTGATGAAAGGTTTGGAGAACTCTAACAAAGAAGACGTAACGCCAAATTCTGGTATCACTTACCTTGATATCCATGATAACTTTGCTTTATCAGATCAATATGGTGGAGAAAAGTTTGATGGTCGTACAAGTGTAGATCAAGACAATTATAAAATTGCAGTCACTTTGATGTATACTTCTTTAGGGCCAATCGTTACTAACGGTGGTTCTGAGATCATGCGTTCGAAAGCAGATGCTCCTTTAAAAGAAGTGGTGAAAACGACGAATAAAGGATATAAAGTATATATGCACGGTTACAGAGATACCTATAACCATAGAACAGCGAACCAATATGCATGGGAAACTGTCGGTCAGCAACCAATATCAGGAAATACCAACGATTACAAAAATATGTTGGCTTTCTGGCAAGGAATGAACGAGTTTAGATTATCAGACTACGGTAAAGTATTTCGTTTAGGAACTGAAGTTCCAGAAGGATATTATCAATTTATCGCTCCTGAAAACGAAGATCAGTTGGGGTATATCATCGATGAGAAAGTATTTGTTTTATTAAACGTTGATGAGAAAGCCAATAGCTTTGATAATGTAGAGCTTCCTGAAGGGAATTGGAAATTAGTAGCCAATAACAAATCCGTAAATATCCTTAAAGGAGTAAAGGATACTGATAAGAAGTTGAACAAGTTGAAGGGAGGAAAGCAGAGTATCGAAATGCCTGCGACTTCTTTGAAGATTTGGGTGAAGGTGCAATAA
- a CDS encoding nuclear transport factor 2 family protein yields the protein MTIQEIANRLVELCRQGDFATAHEELYSDECVSIEPDGAPVKEVKGKEGLAMKGKQFEEMMEVHGFEVSEPIVADEFFSIVLGMDATFKPTGQRSNSSEIAVYEVKDGKIVKEEFFFRPQGPGM from the coding sequence ATGACTATTCAAGAGATTGCTAATCGACTAGTTGAACTATGTCGTCAAGGAGATTTTGCTACTGCCCATGAAGAATTATACTCAGACGAGTGTGTGAGTATCGAGCCTGATGGAGCTCCTGTAAAAGAAGTAAAAGGGAAAGAAGGTTTGGCCATGAAAGGAAAGCAATTCGAAGAAATGATGGAAGTTCATGGATTTGAAGTATCCGAACCTATTGTCGCAGATGAATTCTTTTCTATTGTATTAGGAATGGATGCCACGTTTAAACCTACTGGACAAAGAAGCAATAGTTCTGAGATTGCTGTTTACGAAGTAAAAGATGGTAAAATTGTAAAAGAAGAGTTCTTCTTTAGACCACAAGGTCCAGGGATGTAA
- a CDS encoding helix-turn-helix domain-containing protein, translating to MMTIEDKTQYETALKKLEKLMIEADDSIENNTENNTISSLAEAIDVYEYKNGMKMEEPSTLDYIKYKMSNNNITIKELSQLIGISPSRMGDFLNGKKKLTINIAVGIHNHLGISYDTIMSLANK from the coding sequence ATGATGACAATAGAAGATAAAACTCAATACGAAACTGCTTTAAAGAAACTAGAAAAATTGATGATTGAAGCAGACGATTCTATAGAGAATAATACCGAAAATAATACTATCAGTAGTCTTGCTGAAGCTATTGATGTGTATGAATATAAAAATGGGATGAAAATGGAGGAACCTTCTACTTTAGACTACATTAAGTATAAGATGTCTAATAATAATATTACGATTAAAGAGTTATCTCAATTAATTGGTATAAGTCCTTCAAGAATGGGTGATTTTCTAAATGGCAAAAAGAAACTCACCATAAATATTGCTGTGGGAATCCATAATCATTTAGGAATTTCATATGATACAATTATGAGTTTGGCGAATAAATAA
- a CDS encoding manganese-dependent inorganic pyrophosphatase, with translation MSFQLSFPSNALFVGHKNPDTDCTCSAIAAANLWGGTPIVQGELNPETTFVLEQFGVKAPAFEDNFAGKDVVIVDHNQTTQSAASVTEANILSIIDHHAVQDNFFFQKGPIHIDMRTVASCCTIIADYYEEMNVEITKEMAGVMLGGILSDTLALTVPHTTEIDKEIAAKLAKIAGIEDVADFGQQMLIAKSDLSKYTAAEILNLDYKDFIFGDIKIGFGVCESLLIDKVKAKHDEITAAMVENKKNDYNAIFFAYVDLTTNNSVVIGADDADFAVLEEAYGVSKGDLGVALEGKISRKNDFIPPVSAYYNK, from the coding sequence ATGAGTTTTCAACTATCTTTTCCAAGTAATGCATTATTTGTAGGGCATAAAAACCCTGATACTGATTGTACATGTTCAGCAATCGCAGCAGCAAACTTATGGGGCGGTACTCCAATCGTTCAAGGAGAATTAAACCCTGAAACCACTTTTGTATTAGAGCAATTTGGTGTCAAAGCACCTGCTTTCGAAGATAACTTTGCAGGAAAAGATGTAGTGATCGTAGATCATAACCAAACTACTCAATCTGCAGCTTCTGTAACAGAAGCAAACATCCTTTCTATAATTGATCACCATGCTGTTCAGGATAACTTCTTTTTCCAAAAAGGACCTATCCATATTGACATGCGTACAGTAGCTTCATGCTGTACAATTATTGCAGATTACTACGAAGAAATGAACGTAGAAATCACAAAAGAAATGGCAGGAGTAATGTTGGGAGGTATCCTTTCAGATACTTTAGCTTTGACAGTTCCTCATACAACAGAAATCGATAAAGAAATCGCAGCTAAGTTAGCTAAGATTGCAGGTATCGAAGATGTAGCAGATTTCGGTCAACAAATGTTGATTGCCAAGTCTGACCTTTCTAAATATACTGCCGCTGAAATCTTAAACTTAGATTACAAAGATTTCATTTTCGGTGATATCAAGATTGGTTTCGGTGTTTGCGAAAGCTTATTGATTGATAAGGTTAAAGCGAAACACGACGAAATTACTGCAGCAATGGTTGAGAATAAGAAAAACGATTACAACGCAATTTTCTTTGCCTATGTTGATCTTACAACCAACAACTCTGTAGTTATCGGTGCAGACGATGCTGATTTCGCAGTATTAGAAGAAGCTTACGGTGTATCTAAAGGTGATCTAGGCGTTGCTTTAGAAGGTAAGATCTCTCGTAAAAACGATTTTATCCCTCCAGTATCGGCTTACTACAATAAGTAA
- a CDS encoding helix-turn-helix domain-containing protein, with protein sequence MKDQITHIKSIHELHQCMGLPAPTHPLMTIIDGKDIEVTQKMIGMKWSSDLFYIALKDKSCGMQYGRNTYDFEEGVLIFVAPHQVISATEEIKKGDTDGWLLFFHPDLFIGTELGDKIDQYSFFSYDANEALHLSDQERQMLMLVIDNLKAEMNNRIDNHSQNVMISNLELLLTYSSRYYERQFNTRKNHHSSVVTQVDKLLKKYYDEGNFTLTGMPNVQYFADEVNLSSNYLSDLLKKETGRSAKDHINDFVIDKAKHILLGTDSSISEVAYNLGFNYPHYFSRLFKNKTGMTPNQFRDRN encoded by the coding sequence ATGAAAGATCAGATCACACATATAAAATCAATCCACGAGTTGCACCAATGTATGGGGCTACCTGCACCCACTCACCCTTTGATGACCATTATTGATGGTAAGGATATAGAAGTTACTCAGAAAATGATAGGTATGAAATGGAGTTCAGATCTCTTTTATATCGCATTGAAAGATAAAAGCTGTGGGATGCAATATGGCCGTAATACCTACGATTTTGAGGAAGGGGTTTTGATTTTTGTGGCTCCACATCAAGTGATCTCGGCGACAGAGGAAATTAAAAAAGGAGATACTGATGGGTGGTTGTTATTCTTTCATCCCGATTTATTTATTGGAACCGAATTAGGCGATAAAATAGATCAATATTCATTTTTTAGTTACGATGCGAATGAAGCACTTCATTTATCAGATCAGGAACGTCAAATGCTGATGTTGGTTATTGATAATCTTAAGGCAGAAATGAATAATAGAATCGATAATCATAGTCAGAATGTGATGATCTCAAACCTAGAATTATTACTCACTTACAGTTCTAGGTATTATGAAAGACAGTTTAATACAAGAAAAAATCACCATTCAAGTGTAGTCACCCAAGTTGATAAACTATTGAAGAAGTATTATGACGAAGGTAATTTTACACTCACAGGTATGCCTAACGTTCAATATTTTGCCGATGAAGTCAATCTGTCTTCTAACTATCTAAGCGATTTATTGAAAAAAGAAACAGGACGATCGGCCAAAGATCACATCAATGATTTTGTCATTGATAAAGCCAAACACATTTTATTAGGAACGGATTCATCCATAAGTGAAGTGGCCTATAATCTCGGATTTAATTATCCACACTATTTCAGCCGTTTATTCAAGAATAAAACCGGAATGACGCCTAACCAATTTAGAGATAGAAATTAA
- a CDS encoding tRNA-uridine aminocarboxypropyltransferase codes for MRPESSCICKHTNPILTNTRFVFLMHPKEHHKEKNGTGHMAHLQLKNSEIIVDVDFTENRRVNEILNDESNASFLLYPGKENFNLSIKSQSEMNSFLGKTPYIFILDGTWPLARKMLRLSTNLQKIPRVSFDNEIQSKFIIKQQPESLCLSTIESVYTVINLLVDNKLENCSTSDFLLPFEKMLEYQVECILKPDNYNYRPQKVKKLNKMDKYKKETERNIIFEPVTNSK; via the coding sequence ATGCGACCTGAAAGTTCATGTATTTGTAAGCATACTAACCCTATACTTACTAATACTCGTTTTGTATTTCTTATGCATCCCAAAGAACACCATAAAGAGAAAAATGGTACAGGGCATATGGCACATTTACAATTGAAAAACTCGGAAATTATTGTGGATGTAGATTTTACTGAAAATAGAAGAGTAAATGAAATTCTGAATGATGAATCGAATGCTTCTTTCTTACTCTACCCAGGAAAAGAAAATTTCAACCTGTCTATAAAAAGTCAGTCTGAAATGAATTCTTTTTTAGGAAAAACTCCTTACATTTTTATTTTGGATGGAACGTGGCCTCTTGCCCGTAAAATGCTTCGTTTAAGTACCAATCTTCAAAAGATTCCTCGAGTGAGTTTTGACAATGAAATCCAATCTAAATTCATTATCAAACAACAGCCAGAATCTTTATGCCTAAGTACCATTGAGTCCGTATATACGGTCATCAATTTATTAGTTGATAATAAATTAGAAAACTGCTCCACTTCAGACTTCCTTTTACCTTTTGAAAAAATGTTGGAATATCAAGTAGAGTGTATTCTAAAACCTGACAATTATAACTACCGTCCTCAAAAAGTCAAGAAGTTGAATAAAATGGACAAGTATAAAAAAGAGACGGAGAGAAATATCATTTTTGAACCTGTCACCAACTCAAAATAG
- a CDS encoding SDR family NAD(P)-dependent oxidoreductase, whose product MKNVALITGASSGIGKEFARIHAEKGGDLIVVARSENKLIELKNELQEKYKTEVMIITKDLSNLSEVEKVYQEVKNANVAVDILINNAGFGGLGKFHEREWEKDLAMINLNITALTALTRFFLDDMVKRNKGKILNVSSTASFLPGPMQAVYYATKAYVTFFSNAIAQELHDTNITVTALMPGATETGFGSTSGMDKTDLFKDTASPHTVALDGYNGMMAGKLDVITGLTFAQTLMLKAAPLTPKKILLKQIYDMQQEK is encoded by the coding sequence ATGAAAAACGTAGCATTAATCACAGGAGCATCATCAGGAATCGGAAAAGAATTTGCAAGAATCCATGCGGAAAAAGGAGGTGATCTGATTGTTGTTGCAAGATCAGAGAATAAACTGATTGAATTGAAAAATGAACTTCAGGAAAAATATAAAACTGAAGTGATGATAATTACAAAAGACCTTTCGAACTTATCTGAAGTGGAGAAGGTGTATCAAGAAGTGAAGAATGCCAACGTTGCCGTAGATATTTTGATTAATAATGCTGGATTTGGTGGACTTGGAAAATTTCATGAAAGAGAGTGGGAGAAAGATTTAGCCATGATCAACCTGAATATCACAGCGCTTACAGCACTTACACGATTCTTTTTGGATGATATGGTGAAGAGAAATAAAGGTAAAATTCTAAATGTTTCTTCAACAGCTAGTTTCTTACCAGGACCAATGCAAGCCGTATATTATGCAACGAAAGCCTATGTGACCTTTTTTAGTAATGCCATTGCTCAAGAGTTACACGATACGAATATTACAGTAACCGCATTAATGCCTGGAGCAACAGAAACAGGTTTTGGTAGTACTTCAGGTATGGATAAAACAGATCTTTTTAAAGATACTGCTTCACCGCATACAGTAGCTTTGGATGGTTACAATGGTATGATGGCAGGGAAGTTAGATGTTATTACTGGTTTAACTTTCGCACAAACACTAATGTTGAAAGCTGCACCACTCACACCAAAGAAAATCTTGCTCAAACAAATTTATGATATGCAGCAAGAAAAGTAA
- a CDS encoding DUF4382 domain-containing protein: MKKVLLSVIAITTILFSSCNNDDSPTSNARTDVSLKSGGISPLSGARTTATDIPGIDSVVVSVESLTVEVNDQTVTFYKQEGEGMIDLLHFQSQDTIMWTEETLPLGEVHGAVLGLDKKGLSYVIETDNDEPVDLHIAHKALDFRVESDSAIAANTKYILKLDMDGSLRLVETGAGKYNLQQGTAGTNPEGIIVIEKVN, encoded by the coding sequence ATGAAAAAGGTATTACTTTCTGTAATAGCTATTACAACAATTCTATTTTCTTCTTGTAACAACGATGATTCCCCAACATCCAACGCAAGAACTGATGTATCTCTTAAATCAGGAGGTATTTCCCCTTTATCAGGAGCGAGAACTACTGCTACTGACATCCCAGGTATTGATTCTGTAGTAGTTTCTGTAGAGTCTTTAACGGTTGAAGTGAACGATCAAACAGTTACTTTCTATAAGCAAGAAGGTGAAGGAATGATTGATTTATTACACTTCCAATCTCAAGACACAATTATGTGGACGGAAGAAACGTTGCCACTTGGCGAAGTACACGGTGCTGTGTTAGGTCTTGATAAAAAAGGTTTAAGCTATGTTATCGAAACGGATAACGACGAGCCAGTAGATTTGCATATCGCTCACAAAGCATTAGATTTTAGAGTAGAAAGTGATTCAGCAATTGCGGCGAACACAAAATATATCTTGAAATTAGATATGGACGGTAGCCTTAGATTAGTTGAAACAGGTGCTGGTAAGTACAACTTACAACAAGGTACTGCTGGTACAAATCCTGAAGGTATTATTGTAATTGAAAAAGTGAACTAG
- a CDS encoding M1 family metallopeptidase gives MNKQLLLFLLFIPFLSNAQLLQPHHHDYTEQDTLRGSITPQRAWWDLQRYNLSVEVKPNEKFIQGSNIVVFKVVDDQEDLQIDLQEPMRITKVIQGKEILNYRRKGNAFFIELAKSYNNNDIDSIEIFFEGTPREAVKAPWDGGFTWAKDENGNDFIATSCQGLGASVWWPNKDHMYDEPDLGMDISIEVPANLMDVSNGRLVKVKKNRKKKTKTYHWKVVNPINNYGVNINIGNYVHFGEHYEGEKGTLDMNYYVLEHNLEKAKKQFTQAKDMMEAFEHWFGPYPFYEDGFKLVEVPYLGMEHQSSVTYGNKYQNGYLGSDLSNTGWGLKFDFIIIHEAGHEWFANNITDKDIADMWIHESFTAYSECLFVEYHYGKEAGLQYVRGTRSAIQNDRPIIGDYDVNSEGSGDMYYKGSNMINMIRRIQNDDEKWRGLLRGMNKEFYHQTVDTKQIEDYMSEKVGIDLSKVFDQYLRNTSIPTLEYRIIKGGISYRYINTVAGFDMPIDVTINGKSKRLKGSTKWQMIEASDVESFEIDPNYYVGLMEIKI, from the coding sequence ATGAACAAACAATTACTTTTATTTTTACTTTTCATCCCGTTTTTGTCAAATGCTCAATTATTACAACCGCATCATCACGATTACACGGAACAAGATACTTTACGTGGATCAATTACACCTCAACGTGCATGGTGGGATCTTCAACGCTATAATTTATCCGTAGAAGTAAAACCCAATGAAAAGTTTATTCAAGGAAGTAATATCGTTGTTTTCAAAGTAGTTGATGATCAAGAAGATTTACAGATTGACCTACAAGAACCGATGAGGATCACGAAAGTGATACAAGGCAAAGAGATATTGAATTATAGAAGAAAAGGAAATGCCTTTTTTATTGAGCTTGCTAAAAGTTATAACAATAATGATATAGATAGTATTGAAATTTTCTTTGAAGGCACTCCAAGAGAAGCAGTCAAAGCACCTTGGGATGGAGGATTCACTTGGGCCAAGGATGAAAATGGAAACGATTTCATTGCTACTTCTTGTCAAGGATTAGGAGCATCTGTTTGGTGGCCGAATAAAGATCATATGTACGATGAGCCTGATCTTGGTATGGATATATCTATAGAAGTGCCTGCAAACTTAATGGATGTATCAAATGGTCGTTTGGTAAAAGTAAAAAAGAATAGAAAGAAGAAAACCAAAACATATCATTGGAAAGTCGTCAACCCAATTAATAATTATGGTGTGAACATCAACATTGGTAACTATGTACATTTTGGTGAGCATTACGAAGGGGAGAAGGGAACTTTAGATATGAATTATTATGTCTTGGAACATAATTTAGAGAAGGCCAAAAAGCAGTTTACCCAAGCAAAGGACATGATGGAAGCTTTTGAACATTGGTTTGGTCCTTATCCATTTTATGAAGATGGTTTTAAATTGGTGGAAGTCCCTTATTTAGGTATGGAACATCAGAGTTCGGTGACTTATGGCAATAAATATCAAAATGGCTATTTAGGAAGTGATCTAAGCAATACTGGATGGGGTTTAAAATTTGATTTTATCATTATTCATGAAGCAGGTCACGAATGGTTTGCCAATAACATTACCGATAAAGATATCGCAGATATGTGGATTCATGAAAGCTTTACTGCCTACTCAGAATGTTTGTTTGTAGAGTACCATTACGGAAAAGAGGCAGGGTTACAATATGTTAGAGGAACACGATCAGCTATTCAAAACGATCGACCGATTATTGGTGATTATGATGTGAATTCAGAAGGGTCAGGGGATATGTATTACAAAGGGAGTAATATGATTAACATGATCAGAAGAATACAAAATGATGATGAAAAATGGAGAGGATTGCTGAGAGGAATGAATAAAGAGTTTTATCATCAAACAGTAGATACAAAACAGATTGAAGACTATATGTCGGAAAAGGTAGGCATCGATTTGTCCAAAGTATTTGATCAATATTTAAGAAATACATCCATCCCAACATTAGAATATAGAATTATAAAAGGAGGTATTTCTTACCGATACATTAATACTGTAGCAGGTTTTGATATGCCAATTGATGTGACGATCAATGGAAAATCAAAAAGATTAAAAGGATCAACAAAATGGCAAATGATAGAAGCTTCTGACGTTGAATCTTTTGAAATTGACCCGAATTATTATGTGGGTTTAATGGAAATCAAGATCTAG